In Candidatus Nitrospira nitrificans, one genomic interval encodes:
- the xth gene encoding exodeoxyribonuclease III produces MKIATFNVNSLRKRLPIVLEWLDRHQPDVLCLQETKVQDSEFPLLALAPSGYETTFRGMKSYNGVAILSRKKPEAVFYGFDDGGDPEDFRLLRVVIDGIPIVNTYVPQGFEIDSPKYAYKLAWYARLRNYFDAHLSPQTPAIWCGDMNVAPRPMDVHSPEKHLNHVCYHEAARKAYEQTVAWGFQDVFVKLYPTRQQYTFWDYRAPSSLAANKGWRIDHMMATAPLADKCVKADVDVEPRRAKEPSDHTFLWAEFSI; encoded by the coding sequence ATGAAAATCGCGACCTTCAACGTCAATTCATTGCGCAAACGTTTGCCGATCGTGCTTGAGTGGCTTGATCGGCATCAGCCGGACGTTCTGTGTCTCCAAGAGACGAAGGTCCAGGATAGCGAGTTTCCCTTGCTCGCGCTGGCACCCAGTGGGTATGAGACGACCTTTCGTGGAATGAAGTCCTATAACGGGGTGGCGATCCTCAGTCGAAAGAAGCCGGAAGCGGTGTTCTACGGATTCGACGATGGAGGAGACCCGGAGGACTTTCGTTTGCTGAGAGTGGTCATCGATGGGATTCCCATCGTGAATACCTACGTGCCGCAGGGGTTCGAAATCGACTCGCCGAAGTATGCCTACAAGCTCGCCTGGTATGCACGACTCCGGAACTATTTCGACGCACACCTTTCACCGCAAACCCCGGCGATTTGGTGCGGAGACATGAACGTAGCCCCTCGCCCCATGGATGTTCACAGTCCGGAGAAGCATCTGAACCATGTCTGCTACCACGAAGCCGCGCGGAAAGCATACGAGCAGACGGTCGCATGGGGATTTCAAGATGTTTTCGTAAAGCTCTATCCGACACGTCAACAATATACATTCTGGGACTACCGCGCGCCGAGCTCACTTGCGGCCAACAAAGGGTGGCGCATCGATCATATGATGGCCACCGCGCCGCTCGCGGACAAATGCGTGAAGGCGGATGTGGACGTCGAGCCTCGGCGAGCGAAAGAACCTTCAGACCATACCTTTTTGTGGGCTGAGTTTTCGATCTGA